The segment aaaaagaaaatcatccaCATCTCTGTGTCTCCCTGGGGATCAACAGCGCAGACATGCCACAGGAACTACACAAGGAATCGAATGTTctgtcagaaaataaaaggaacagCATCTCTCAGGTCTGTGTATGATAAATAATGAGGTCTCCGGTAATTAAACTCACCCAGGCACAGATCCTAACCCACCTTGGAGAGGCAGGGACTCCAATGGAACAAGGTGTCCAGCTCTCACCTATTTCAGGGCCCCTTGTGTCCACAGCACAGGACCAGCAACAGTTTTGGGTGGACAATGGGGACTTTACCAATCGCTTGCACCTTGCCTactcatggaatcccagaatggtttgtgttgaaagggattttaaagatcatctcattccaaccctctgccatgggctgaCTCTCTACTCAATGAGCTTTATTCCTTTCCAGCTTCACTGGGAGAGAAGATGTTCCAGGAAATACCAATCCCACACCCAGGCTAGCTGGGAACTGTTCaacaaacacagccacagcctcaACAACCTCATGTCTTCTTTCTACTCTGTTGACACAAGGAACATTAGTCATTATGTCAAATATGGGGCAGCTCTATCACCTAACATGGTAACAGGTAATTTTGGGTGCCCAGTTCAAAGAAACCCTCTTGGTCTTGGAGTGTGATCCCACCGAACCTGTCGAAACACACAGCAGGATGATTACTATTTGCTTTCCCATTTattcaaagaaagaagaaacatcaCCAGCAAAACCGACATTTTATGCAGCAAAATCCTCAGTAAGAGATTCAGCACTGCAAAGATAACATtagggcagaaaaaaaaaccaggaaaaaagtaACATTAGTTGATCAAAGGGGAAAGAGAttgttttccccctcttttcaATCCGAGCTCAGTACACCAGCTTGTAACCTCTGCACCGAGCTTCCCATTAATGGCAGCCAGTCTGTAACAACTTGACACAGTGACCCCACTTCTAGTCCCAGGACGATTATTAACAATGGGAGCACATCACCTCAATGGAGCACAATACAAGCTCTCACTCCAGTACTGGAGATCCACATCAGCCCGACTTAAAGGCAACCAGATCCTGGAGAAATCATTGCTCAGGAGGGCAGCCTGCTTTAGAATCCCAATTAGACCATCCTCTGTGTGTGGGTGCCAAATGAGGGAGCCCAAAACACTGCACTTgcttttttctgctcctcaaggtttttttctggacagCTGCCAGCAATGCGAAGCATTGGTCttcttccagccctgctccaaaaggagaaaatataaaaataaaatacaaaaataaaatttaaaaatgccaaataaaaaattaaataggtaATACTCCCTCTTCCAGGGAGCTCACATCGGGCTGGGAATTGCAACTGGTTTGAGCCAGgggggatttttctttcctcccagcCTGTGCAGCCCAGGAGGCATGTCTTCAGACTAAACTGGCTCTTGCATTTCTTAGGGGAATACAGTAAAGGCGTTGGAAGATAAAATCAATGCTGTTTGTGCTCCCCTattcacccagcccagccctcaaCCAAGGACATGGCACAAACATTTTAGATGTTGATGATGAACTTTTGGATGATGATTAGTGATGTTCTTTCACTAATCCTCCTAATGCTATCTTTTAAATTCGGTTTTGTTCTCAATGGCAGGAAGGATCCCCCCACACTGTTCTCCTGCAAACAAAAGGAGACACCAACAGCAAGGCAGACACCCCTAATGGGAAGGTTTTGTTTGGAAGTGACCAGCTCCAAGGGGGGAATAGAGGTGTTGGAGAAAAGCTGAGACCACTGCAGGGCTCTCAGAGACTTACCAAGGCCATCCATACACCCATCCCCAGCCAgctaaaaccataattttgcttcaAGGGTCTTTCTCCGAGCTGAGCCCCCTGCCCAGCAAATATCCCACCTCCCAGGACCACCACACCCCTGGATCACATGCCTAACTCAGCTTCTGATGAAAAAcaagcaggagagcagctacCCTCCATCATTTCTGTCCACTGGACACCcacccttccctgggcagaTTTGTCTGCATTAAATCACACATAGTCCCACCCCTCAGATATTTGATCCACAGCCCAAACCATTTTGAAGCCTTAGCCTGCAACATTGTGTTCAAGAGATCCACAGAGGAGGTGTGTTAAAGCACTTTATTGGTGAACACGGATACCCTGTACATTCAGTTGTGTACAAAACCCTCTCCATTAACACCAGAGTGAACGACAGCCACCAGGAGCTTTGAACGCTGGCTTGGCTCCCTTCTGaggaagcagaagggaaaataatttttaaaaaatagtcagATTTGCCACACCAGTTGGACCCCACCAGCAAACGAGTCCTGCAGTatgcagcctgggctgcagctcagagcaTTAAAAACTTGTGGCTACCAAAGGGCTGCACAAAGAAAGGCTTTGCATCCCCTGCCACACTGCTCAGGGTCCTGCCTCCTACTTCTGAAGCTCCACTGTCAAGTGCTGCTGTAGTTTATCAAGACTAATTAAAAACCTCATGTCAAGTGCTCTaaaacagcagggaagagaTTTCCATGCCCGCCATAGCCTCATTTGTCATCTGAGCTGCCCTCCAGCAGCAAGGCACCACTGGAGCTCTTCTTCCCTCTGTGAAGGCACAAGCCACAGTCCAGCTCCACGTCGATGTCCCCAAATTTCAGCTGGCAGGACTCattgcagctgcaggagagacAGTGACACTGGTCAGGGATTTGTGGGTAGTGAGAGCCACTGGCTCACCCCACCCTGCTTGGAAAGGCTGCTCTGTGGTGGCATGGAGCCCACCCTTTCCAGCCAAGCCATGCTTGGATATGCAGGGACACCCACACTCCTTGTCCCATGACACACTGGTGCACGGATTTCCCACCCCAGTGTTGGGTCTAAGCATTGCTCTTGGCCACCCCAGCCCACGCCCTGTACCAGGACCCCTCATACCAGCGGGTCATGGCAGCGTTGGTGGCCATCACCACGAGAGCACCCACGTAGTGCCAGCAGAAGCACATGGTGAGGAACAAGAGGTTGCTGGGGTCGCTCTGATCCCAGCCTGGTCCTCCCCACGGAGGGGACAGCACAAACCCAATCTGATCACAGATGAAAAAGAAGTCAGGCTTTAGCACATCCCTCCTGTTTTCAGCCCACCTCCTGCAGCTGACTGTGGACTAGAGGCACTATAACCCCAAGTAACACCTGGGGCACTGCCCTTGGCTTCCCCAAGCACCCTTGCCCCCTCAGACTGACACAAGGGTGTCAGGAGGAGGTGGATTCTCTTCAGACAATCCTTAGGGCTTGCAGTGCAGCATCCTGAAGAAAGATGACGTCCCAAAGGTGACATTGCCAGTCTGTACATTTCCCCCTAGACCAAAAGCTGGGTGATTATGTGAGAGATTTCCAGATGTTTCCAGTTACTTGGAacaaacagaggaagaaaatggacctaatgaaatttaaaaaaattcatgatTGTGGTTTCCTTCCCTTGGGAGCTCCGATTTCCACTTTCCATTCATTTCCAGGTCTGTCCATGCTGCTACACTACACATGCACTTCTTCACAATGGCAGCTCTGGCACTGAGCCTCATTTCCTCTTCTTATTTACAAAGATATTTGAACAGCCTACAAGTTTAACCCCAACAGATGTGCCTAaaagggcagagcagccccactCCACTTGCCTTCCTGGGTGGAAGGCTCTGAGGAGAATGCTGGATACACACTGACCTGCCAAAGCCAAGAgccctggagaaggaaggagctggTCCTGAAGGTCTCCAGGATGATATGGTCTCGGAGGAACACCTCTAGGAGGGCACAGAAGACTCCGGCAAAGATAGCCATGGCCAGCAGGGAGTGGAGGTGGTGGTCCAGCACAGCATTGCTGTAGTCACGGAAACAGAAGAGCAAACCTACCAAGATCCACCCTGTGTTAGCAAAGGACACTCTgggatttttctcttaaaagatCATCTGAAAACTCAGACTATGCTCCAGGCCTTGCCATGATCTACCTTGGGGGGAAGAACCAGAGAGCCACCAGCTGCGGTTACCACCTTCCCTCTGCAATGaccaggcagccccagcactggctctgctctgccccaaGGAACCCCTGTGCCTACggagctccctgtgcccctgtaCCTGTGGGGatccctgtgccccagccagggctgcaggaggagcacagGGATGTGCACCTTGAGCTCAAAAGATGGTGGGGAGCTTTGTCTCAGGGTCTGTCCCTCTACATCCAACCAAGGTGGGGAGATTACACCTTTTTGTAACTCCAGAGTGAGCAAGTTGCTGGCCACCAGGAGAAGCACAGATCCCTCAAGCATCCCCTGTGGCATCCAGCTATGGCTGAATCCATATTTAGGAGGAGCAAGGAGGGG is part of the Corvus hawaiiensis isolate bCorHaw1 chromosome 25, bCorHaw1.pri.cur, whole genome shotgun sequence genome and harbors:
- the LOC125338374 gene encoding transmembrane protein 45B-like isoform X1, which produces MGTLRWPEVRRTSPMPTSFLGSALRGTFFFAFGLWWSVRYPLKYLRRRGDAEGQRGRGRAELFEGAVKAFFALVGILVEQFVPTGPHLQLYSPKTHSWTDLTPWHYSTIYLFFLLSGITDLISHSPLKLPPGLDRLSLSLALLVEGLLFCFRDYSNAVLDHHLHSLLAMAIFAGVFCALLEVFLRDHIILETFRTSSFLLQGSWLWQIGFVLSPPWGGPGWDQSDPSNLLFLTMCFCWHYVGALVVMATNAAMTRCCNESCQLKFGDIDVELDCGLCLHRGKKSSSGALLLEGSSDDK
- the LOC125338374 gene encoding transmembrane protein 45B-like isoform X2; the encoded protein is MPTSFLGSALRGTFFFAFGLWWSVRYPLKYLRRRGDAEGQRGRGRAELFEGAVKAFFALVGILVEQFVPTGPHLQLYSPKTHSWTDLTPWHYSTIYLFFLLSGITDLISHSPLKLPPGLDRLSLSLALLVEGLLFCFRDYSNAVLDHHLHSLLAMAIFAGVFCALLEVFLRDHIILETFRTSSFLLQGSWLWQIGFVLSPPWGGPGWDQSDPSNLLFLTMCFCWHYVGALVVMATNAAMTRCCNESCQLKFGDIDVELDCGLCLHRGKKSSSGALLLEGSSDDK